The following DNA comes from Miscanthus floridulus cultivar M001 chromosome 5, ASM1932011v1, whole genome shotgun sequence.
ggcacgggcacagGTTGCTGCCCATGGCGGGTGGCGGATGCAGGTGCGGACGTGCGAAGCCACCTTCCGCGCGGATAttacccattgccatctttagtaGGGAAGATGTGGCGGCTGCTAGGGTTTTCTAATCATGCTATTCTTTCGTACATTTTGTTCTCACCAGTCCAATAAAAAATCCAGCACCATTGATTTATGTGTCAAAACCATACATGTGGTATATATCCAGTGGCAGTAGCACGCTGATAATTATTCTTTACAACGCATGCTTTGTACACATTTATACATTGATGATTCAGcttacatcatgctgatgtcataaacatatttttgttctattttaaaAAATACCAACACAGTAATTCTACAAATCTCCGTACAGTATCTAGCCCCCTACATTTTACCCTATCTACATTACTATTCTATTCTGTCTCACCATAATTCCGTTCAGTCCATGACCTTGCATCTTTTTAAAATCTAGTCCTGAAATTTTCTGATGCTCACTTTTCTCcgtatttatttttatttaaaaaaatgtCGGTTTTGCATTTAGCCTCTAAACTTTAAACGCTCATAATTTTTTTAACCGTAGCTCTATTTTTAGTGGGTTTTTTTTGCGCTCACGAGATCATTGAATTAAGGAGGCATACGCGTTAGAAGCCTCTATAGTTTGTTTTTCTCATTTTTGGTGTACTTTTTTTTAGGTGTATTTGTTATGATTCCTGTTGTTGCTATCTATCGAAGAAGAGTTGATCAAGGTTGAACGAGAAGGAAATATCAAGTGTCGGAACAGCTTTTTGGAAgcaagtgtccttgaccatcttGCACCTACTTTATTTGAGTTAGttagttagaccattagttgcatgcGGAGTCTAAATCTCAATTCCATGTTAGGGTTACTAGAAATTGACATATCATCTTTGAAACCTAGGTTGGTTGGGAATAGTTTGGCGCTTAGCTTTGTCGTCAAGGTTGGTTTGGGCAATTCAACTAAAacttgttaatcatgtttatatgtGGCAAAGTTGGAAACTTTGCGAGATCATGGTTTGGGTTGGTGAATCCGAGCAGGACAGATGGAATGATGTGATGTATTTGTTGTTTTGATCTGGTGTTTTTGGGTCTACTTAAGGTCATAGGCACATTGTAAATTAGATGGCTAAGGCGAGACATAACTTTATTATGCCTTATTATGCGCGTAAGTGTTTATTAGATTATATACATAGTCATATACGATTGTGTGAAAAGTTGAACTATAGAAAAAATATCATCGTTTCGTTGTTTTCACGTGCATCCCTGAAATGAAGTCGTGGCGTTAGCACAAGCACTATACTAGTTTGGACATTATTTTGGAACGTTCGTATTTAATGAGCTCCTAGCATATATTCGTCACATTTACATTTTCCACCCAAACTATCATAAAATTCGAAGTTTTAGTTTAGTCCCTATGATTTGTGTCATTCCCATGTAAAAGTGTATGCTACACATATTGTAAAATTCAACCTATGCAATATGATTCAACTACTTTCAACCTATGTCATTCCCACTGGCTCCCTCTCCGCGCAGCGGAGGACCCAAACTCAACGTTCGGCTTCGCCTTCTCCTTCGACCCTGACGCGGTGGTGTTCCAGCTTTCGCTTGGCCTTTTGGCACCCGTCACTTTCATCGGTACACTACCCGATTCAGCCGAATCCAAGGTCGTCCCCTCCAACAAGCTCGACGAATACCTCATGGAGAATTTCTCCTACCTCCTCGTGTACCTCGACGGTGCCCACCACAACGAGTTCTATGACGACTTCTGCAAGGACTACCTGTGGACGTTGGTCCACTACTTGCTGCTGCTCTCTCCGGCCCATAACGGTGACCTAGCGCTATGACACCGGTACGTACTAAATGTTCCTCACGGTGAACATGCAGTTCGTGGACCGCGTAATCGAGGTGGTCTCCCCAAACAACGGTGACCTTGTCATCGTCCACAACTACCACCTTGGTTGCTCCCTGAAGGTTTTAGAACACACAAATCATAGCCCTGTATGTAGTGGCTAACCTAAAGAACAGAGAAAACTCAAGAACGAATGAAGAACACACTGCAACGCGATATGACGAACATCAACTGTCAAAGAACAGTGTTGTTTTCAACAGATTTAAGTGTTCATTACATCCATGAttatgttgacggtcactaacaccaattataaaccgtcaacatatcctacatatgtatttaatttcatcaccaaacataggaataTGGGTAAACTAATGAATTCTACGAGCTTTGGTGAATACGTGAatacaggaggatttatccagaaaacagccTCTAGGACCACCCTCATactctccaaacaagcaaaccgacattAAAAAGAGATTCGACTTGCGAAAcctatggaaaacaactcaagacgGAGTGTAGAAGCTTCCACCGGAGGGTGGGTGaatgctctagtttggttttggtgaattgatgaaaccctaagtgctaacctagtttatcaaagtaatttgagataggtagcactactccaagtgattaagcaaatgaagatcatgacatgatgatggtgatggcatggtggtgatcaaatgcttggacttggaaaaggagaaagaaaaacaaaaagctcaaggcaaatgtgaaaTTGTTAGGAgcattttggtttagtgatcaagacacttagagagtgtgatcacatttatgatcgatagccgtactattaagaggggtgaaactcgtatcgaaatacggttatcaaagtgtcactagatgctctaactcattgcatatgcatttaggatctagtggaaagctaacacccttgaaaatgtttgtgaaaatatgctaacacacgtgcacaaggtgatacacttgatggttagcacatttgagcaaggatagAGAAGTTGGTGAAATAAAGGAGGTGATATTCATGGAGAAAtagtgattggacgctggtcacgcagtgaccgaacgctagggtcctgcgtccaatcagtggcgcgcagtgaaggctgccctcggtctcttgaccggacataggcgaccggactctggctaaacactattcagtgtccggtcatactGATGTGGTGGCGCACAGAGTAGAAGGAGAGTGATTGGATGCTGGGCGAGTCCGGTCTAGCGTGATTGGACGCTTTCGATtatgagtggaaccttactggaagtgaccggacgctggagtcctaTGTCCGGTCCCACACTGTTGTGTgtttggtcacaacttaaatgctctaatgaccgttgagatcaattgaagggaccgtgacgcctaagagggggggggtgaattaggcaacttaaaattctaactctaaactatggcctctttttctaaccctagcaaaacctatgcaatagataagctatctagatgtgcaactatggttttgctagtgtgttgctatctctaccgc
Coding sequences within:
- the LOC136454521 gene encoding alpha,alpha-trehalose-phosphate synthase [UDP-forming] 5-like; translated protein: MQYDSTTFNLCHSHWLPLRAAEDPNSTFGFAFSFDPDAVVFQLSLGLLAPVTFIGTLPDSAESKVVPSNKLDEYLMENFSYLLVYLDGAHHNEFYDDFCKDYLWTLFVDRVIEVVSPNNGDLVIVHNYHLGCSLKI